The Streptomyces sp. 135 sequence GCCCGTGAGCGCAACGCCGCGTTCGCCAAGCGCACCCGCCGGGTCTCCCTCGAGGACCTCGACCAGGTGCTCAAGGCCGGCCTGGTCCAGGACCTCAACATCATCATCAAGGGTGACGCGTCCGGTTCGGTGGAGGCTCTCGAGTCCTCGCTGCTCCAGCTGGACGTCGGCGAAGAGGTCGACATCCGCGTCCTGCACCGCGGTGTGGGTGCGGTCACCGAGTCGGACATCGACCTGGCGATGGGCTCCGACGCCATCGTCATCGGCTTCAACGTCCGCGCGGCCGGCCGTGCCGCGCAGATGGCGGAGCGCGAGGGCGTCGACGTCCGCTACTACTCGGTGATCTACCAGGCCATCGAGGAGATCGAGGCGGCCCTCAAGGGCATGCTCAAGCCGGAGTACGAGGAGGTCGAGCTCGGCACCGCGGAGATCCGCGAGGTCTTCCGCTCGTCCAAGCTCGGCAACATCGCCGGTGTCCTCATCCGCTCGGGCGAGGTCAAGCGCAACACCAAGGCCCGACTGCTCCGCGACGGCAAGGTCATCGCGGAGAACCTCAACATCGAGGGTCTGCGCCGCTTCAAGGACGACGTCACCGAGATCCGCGAAGGCTTCGAGGGCGGTATCAACCTCGGCAACTTCAACGACATCAAGGTCGACGACGTCATCGCGACGTACGAGATGCGCGAGAAGCCGCGCGGCTGATCGACTGCCTCACGGCAGTTCGAACTGCGCGGTCAGTGTCGGGGCCGGTCGACGGGGAAAATCCCGTCGATCGGCCCCGGCCGTTCCGTGTACGGTTCTTGTGTCCCTGCCAAGTGGTTGGCGGGGCGCCGAACCCGTACCGGCGGGACATCCGGATACACATGTATGTGGGGACTCTGTCCTTCGATCTGCTCCTCGGCGACGTACATTCGCTGAAGGAGAAACGCTCCGTCGTCCGCCCGATCGTCGCCGAACTCCAGCGCAAGTACGGGGTGAGCGCGGCGGAGGTGGGCGGTCAGGATCTGCACCGCAGGGCCGAGATCGGCCTCGCCGTGGTGTCGGGCGACTGGAGCCATCTCACGGACGTACTGGACCGGTGCGAGCGCCTCGTCGCCGCCCGGCCCGAAGTGGAGCTGCTGTCGGTCCGGCGGCGGCTGCACGGCGACGACGACTGAACAA is a genomic window containing:
- a CDS encoding DUF503 domain-containing protein translates to MYVGTLSFDLLLGDVHSLKEKRSVVRPIVAELQRKYGVSAAEVGGQDLHRRAEIGLAVVSGDWSHLTDVLDRCERLVAARPEVELLSVRRRLHGDDD